TCTAATAGATGAGATACACTTCCTGTACCTCCTTGTTTTAACTCTTTCACATCTAATCCTTCTCTTATATATAATCCTCCTGTTCCTTGAGGACCTAATAATCCTTTATGTCCTGGGAAAGCCAATATATCTATATTCATCTCTTTTACATCTATATCATAGACTCCTGCCGACTGAGCTGCATCTACTAAAAAATATATGCCATTTTCTTTAGCAATTTCCCCAATTTCCTTTACAGGCATAATAGTACCAGTCAAATTAGAAACATGAGTCATTACTATTAATTTAGTATTTTCTTTAATATTATTTTCAATATCAATAGGATCTATTTTCCCCGCAGAATCTCCTCTTACTATAGTAACTTCTATTATTCCTTCTCTCTTTAAATCCATCAATGGTCTTAAAACTGAATTATGCTCCATAGAAGTAGTTATTACATGATCCCCTTTTTTCAATATACCTTTAATTCCTACATTTAAACTTTCTGTACAATTAAAGGTAAATATAACATTCATAGGATTATCTATATTAAACAACTGGGCTATTATTTCCCTGGTCTCAAATATCTCCCTTCCAAGTTTTAGTGCTAATTTATGCCCAGATCTACCAGGATTTGCACCATATTCTTTCATAGCTTGTAAAATAGAGTCATAAACTATATTTGGCTTAGGAAATGATGTTGCAGCATTATCAAAATAAATCATTTTTATACACCTCCACATATTTATAATATAATTATAGCATATTAAACCACTTATTTATCTAATTTAAATTTAAAAAGGAACTCAAATTGAGTTCCTTTTTACTTAACCTAATCTTTTATATACTATTTTCATCAATTCTTTTTTTAATTTAATTCCTTCATTTAATAATTCTTCTATTTTTTTCTCCATTTCATTTCTATATACCTCATCCTTTATACTAAGTAAATTAATTTTAACATTTAATAAAGCTCCTTCAAGACCAGCAGCTGCTAAAAGTGTACCAACTCCCACATCTGTAATAGCATTAATATTACCATAGTGTGCAAACACATCCTGTAATTTTAATACACGGAAACATTCTTCTGCACATTTTAGAGGTACCTCCAATGCTTTCTTATATCCTTCTTGAATTGCAGCATTCCTTTTTGTTTTTTCTTCTTCAGTTTCTTTAGGCATTTTAAAAGCTTCCATTACTTTATCAAAAGCTTTCGTGTCTTCATCTACAATTTTATTTAATTTTTCTATACTCTTTTGTAGTTCTTTAAAATTACTATTCATTTCTTCTTTAACTTCTTCATCTAATTCTTCATATGCTTTTTTACCAAAAGTTAAATTACCT
This portion of the Keratinibaculum paraultunense genome encodes:
- a CDS encoding aminotransferase class V-fold PLP-dependent enzyme → MIYFDNAATSFPKPNIVYDSILQAMKEYGANPGRSGHKLALKLGREIFETREIIAQLFNIDNPMNVIFTFNCTESLNVGIKGILKKGDHVITTSMEHNSVLRPLMDLKREGIIEVTIVRGDSAGKIDPIDIENNIKENTKLIVMTHVSNLTGTIMPVKEIGEIAKENGIYFLVDAAQSAGVYDIDVKEMNIDILAFPGHKGLLGPQGTGGLYIREGLDVKELKQGGTGSVSHLLEQPKINPDRYESGTPNGPGIVGLGSGVKYILQKGIENIRKHEEELTSHFIEEVSKIEEVKIYGPLNVKEQGAVVAVNIGTEDSSEISYILDENYNICVRPGLHCAPLAHKTIGTFKQGVVRFSFGPYNTHDEIEQGIKAIREISKGN
- a CDS encoding cyclodeaminase/cyclohydrolase family protein; the protein is MLIKETLEDFIDKVASKEPTPGGGSVSALAGSLGAALTFMVGNLTFGKKAYEELDEEVKEEMNSNFKELQKSIEKLNKIVDEDTKAFDKVMEAFKMPKETEEEKTKRNAAIQEGYKKALEVPLKCAEECFRVLKLQDVFAHYGNINAITDVGVGTLLAAAGLEGALLNVKINLLSIKDEVYRNEMEKKIEELLNEGIKLKKELMKIVYKRLG